GCCCAGCCTTTTGGCCGTTTCTCCGATCCGTCCGTTGCATTCCTCCAGGACCTGATTAATGTATTGTTCCTCAAACTTACCTACGACTTCTTTTAGAGTGCCGCTCCATCCCATTAAGTTCAAACAATCATTCTGGCCAGGACGCCTGGATGCGATAGGCGCCGCTAAAGCAAGGAGCTCCGCGGGGTAGTCTGGCAAACTGCAAATCACCGTTCTTTCGATCAAATTGCGGAGTTCTCTCACATTTCCCGGCCAATTATGCTTTTTAAAGGCATCCAGTGTATCCGGGTTCAGTTTAATATTGGAATCATACTGTTTATTGAAATCGGCCAGAAATTTCATCGCCAGCGCTTCAATATCTTCCGGTCTTTCCTTTAGCGGCGGAATGCGAATGGGAATAACATGCAAGCGGTAGTAAAGATCTTTGCGGAACAAGCCCTGCTCGGTCATCTGGAGCAAGTCTCTGTTGGTCGCGGCAATTAATCTGAAATCGATCTTTCTGTCAGCATTGCTTCCCACCCTGCGGATTCCATTGGTTTCCAGAACCCGGAGCAGTTTCGATTGCGGCGCCAGCGGAAGTTCCGCAATTTCGTCCAGGAACAAGGTGCCCTGGTGGGCAGCCTCGAACAGACCGACTTTACCGTTGATATCAGCTCCGGTAAACGCGCCTTTTTCGTAGCCAAATAACTCGGATTCCACCAGACTTTCCGGAAAGGATGCGCAATTCACCGCGATGAATGCGTCTTGCGCTCTTTTACTATGGCGGTGGATATATTTGGCCAAAACCTCTTTGCCTACCCCTGATTCTCCATATAACAGAACAGTACTGTCAGCCTGGGCAACCCGGTGCGCTAAAAGCAGCAATTGGCGCATTGCCGGGCTTTCTGCGACAACCGTTGTACTTTCCAGCACATAGTTGCGCAGGTAGTCTATTTCCCGCTTACGCCGGTTTATTATCTCCTTTTCTTCCTGGCTGGAACAGGTTTTCAATAAATCTTTTGGTCTGCCTGTCGTCAAAACCAGGCTGACATCGCCGTTTTCGTCAAGCACTGGGGTGCTGACCGACATCATTGTGAAATTCAATTTGGTTGTGAGCAGGCCGCTGACAACGCATTTTTTTTCTACTGCTTCCATGGCATAGGATTTATTATAATAACTTTTTTGGATCATATCGTTTATATTGGACTTTAAGAATTGGTCTAATGACATGCCGATAGTCATTGCCGCAGTGGAGTTGGACAGCAGGACGTTTCCCTGCCTGTCGGTGACAAAAATCGGATCCGGGAACTTGTCAAAAATTTGGGACAAAGCTTCTTTATTCATTGGGAAAGGAGGTTTTTTTCCTGATATTCCGGTCAATTGTTTCACCTCTTTTCGCTCCGGTATATACAAAGACGTACCTGTGTATACATAGGTCTGACTGCTAATCTACAAATTACACAATATATGCAGAATATTTAGGCAAAATATTGAGATTTCCTGCTGCTCGCGGAAAAAAGGCTTCATTTTTAGGAGCAAGCTCAGCAATGTACCGGAATAGGTAAATACAGCATTGGAAGTGGACGTGTAAATAATAAATCTATTACATATAACAGGAGGCAATAATATGGGAGAAGTAACGAAAGACACCATGACAGCAGAAGCGAGGCTTGTTGCTGCCGTCAATCTTCAGCCGGTAGACCGGGTTGTTTGCGCGCCGATTATCGAACAATACGCCGGACAGTTTGCCGGTATTACCAATAAAGAGTATATGTGGGACTGGGAAAAGGCGATGGCGGCTACGGAGAAGGTTTGGCAGGCCTTCCCTGTTTGGGACAGCAACGCGTATATGCTGCACGGCCGCTATGCGCCGGTCGGTCAAAAATGCGGGCCCGGACGGCTGAAAATGCCGGGCAGGGAGCTGGGCGACAACGCCCAGTATCAAATTGTGGAGTTTGAAGCCATGTTGCGTGAGGATTATGCCCTGGTCAAAGAGAAAGGGTTCATGGAATACCGGCTGACCTTTCTGGAGCGGGTCCACCAAGTCAGCCGGGAGGAAATAGCGGCTGCCCAGAAAGAAATGGCCAGGCTGCGGCAGGATGAGATCGACCATACCCTTCGGCGTGGTCAGAGCCTGACTTGGGGCGCCATCATGGGTGTCATTCCCTTTGACGGTTTTTCCATGATGCGTTCGATGGATAAGTTCTACAAGGATATGTTCCAAATAGGGGATCAACTGGAAGAACTGCTGTGGATTGTAAACGACGCGGTTATTGCAGGCTGCGAAGCGGCCGCCAGGCTGACCGGCAGCAACCGGGTATTTGTCGGCGCAGTCCGCGGGGCCGGCCAGTTTATCTCCGCAAGACACTTTGACCGGTTTGTCGGCCCATACATGAAAGTCATGGTCGAAAAGCTGGGGGAGAAAAACATCGTACCGATCCTGCACTGCGACGCCGACTGGACAAAAAACCTGGAATTTTTCCTTCAACTGCCAAAGGCCAAGTTTGTCCTCGAACTGGACGGCGCTACCGACATATTTAAAGCCTATGAAATTTTGAAGGGCCACTGCGCCATCAAGGGGGATGTGCCGGCGGCGCTGTTTACTGTTGCCTCGCCCGGTGAGCTGGATGACTACGCCAAAAAATTAATCAGTACATTCAAAAACGGTGAAGGGTTAATATACTCCTCAGGCTGCAACCTGCCTATGAACGCCAGACACGAAAACGTGAAAGCTTTTTTTGATGCTGTGGACAAATACGGCCGCTACAACTAATCCATGCGCAGAATTTACTTTTTGGGTCTGGTCTAGTTTGTTTATAATGCAACTGTCTCCTCCGTGGGAAGAACGCCTGCCTGACCAGAGAGTGTTTGGCAGGCGCTGTTTTTGTCCCGGCAGTTTGCCGTTTATTCGTCCCCGGCGGCCAACGGTCTGATATTCTGATATTTACTTTCATTGACAAGGCCGCCGGTATTGGCTGGTTGACTGCACTGCGCAAAAAAGGCTGCAAATTACCCCGTACAATTGTTCGATATTCATGGAGGAATCAGATATTCTATGGTATAATAAATAAGATTCATTAAATAATAATTTTTTAATGATAGTGAGGATTGCAGCGTGAAAGATAAGATTATCGTTAAAGGCGCCAGACAACATAACCTGAAAAATATTGACATAGAGATACCACGGGACCAATTGGTGGTCATTACCGGCCTGAGCGGCTCCGGCAAATCCTCATTGGCCTTTGATACCATCTATGCCGAAGGGCAGCGGCGCTATGTGGAGTCTCTGTCAGCTTATGCCCGCCAGTTTCTCGGCCAGATGGACAAGCCGGATGTAGACTATATCGAGGGCCTGTCCCCGGCCATTTCTATCGACCAGAAAACCACCAGCCGCAACCCCCGTTCCACCGTGGGTACGGTCACTGAGATCTATGACTACCTGCGGCTGTTGTTTGCCCGGGCTGGCCGGCCCCACTGCCCCCAGTGCGGCAAGCCTATCAGCCAGCAGACTGTAGAGCAGATAGTGGACCAGCTCATTACTTTGGGGGAAGGCGCCCGCCTGACCATTCTGGCGCCTTTGGTGCGGGGCAAGAAGGGCGAGCATGTGAAGCTGCTGGAAGAAGCCCGCAAGGACGGCTATGTTCGGGTAAGGGTGGATGGCGTCATCCGTGAACTGAGCGAAGAAATCCAGCTGGAAAAGAATAAAAAGCACACCATTGAAGTAGTGGTGGACCGGATTGTGATCCGGGAAGGCATCAATCGTCGTCTGGCTGATTCACTGGAAACCGCTCTTAATTTGAGTAAGGGGATTGTCAGTGTCGTAACCGGCGGCGGCAAAGAAGGGGAAGAATCGAAAGAGCTGATGTTCAGCCAGAACTTTGCCTGCGTGGATTGCGGCATCAGCCTGCCGGAGATCACCCCCCGCATGTTTTCCTTTAATAATCCCTACGGCGCCTGTCCGGACTGCACCGGCCTGGGCAATAACCTGGAGCTGGACCTGGCCCTGGTGATCCCTGACGGCAACAAAGCCCTGATTGACGGGGCGATTGAACCTCTGGGGAAAAATTTGAATTCCTGGTTTATGTGCCAGCTGGACGCTTTCGTGGCTCAACACGGTCATTCTCTGAATGACGCCTGGAACGGCCTGCCGGAGGACATGCGGCATCTGATCCTCTGGGGGGATGAAACCCGGAAGTATACCTTTACCTATGAAAACATGTACGGCGAGGAAAAAACCTATCACAGCACCTTTGAAGGGGTTATCCCCCTGTTAAACCGGCGCCACCGGGAAAGCAGCTCCGACTGGAGCCGGGATGAAATCGAAGAATACATGAGTTCCAAACCCTGCCCCACCTGCCGGGGAGCCCGGCTCAAGCCGGAAGTCCTGTCGGTGCTGGTGGGGGGCAAAAATATTTATCAGGTTACCTGTCTCACCGTCAGCGAGTGTCAGGCCTTCTTCACTTCCCTGGAACTGACCCAGCGGGAGCAGACCATTGCCTATCAGATTTTAAAAGAAATCCGGGCCCGCCTGGGCTTTCTCATCAATGTAGGACTGGATTACCTGACATTGGACCGGGCTGCCGGTACCCTGTCAGGGGGAGAGGCTCAGCGGATCCGGCTGGCCACCCAAATCGGCTCCGGCCTGGTGGGAGTGCTGTACATCCTGGACGAGCCCAGTATCGGCCTGCATCAGCGGGATAACAACCGTCTGCTGGATACTCTCAAAAAGCTGCGGGATGTAGGCAACACCCTGCTGGTGGTAGAACATGATGAAGACACCATGCGGATGGCCGATCATATTATCGATATCGGTCCTGTGGCCGGAGCTGGCGGCGGCCGCCTGATCGCTCAGGGTACCCTGGAGGATATCATGGCAACGCCGGAATCCATCACCGGCCAATACCTGTCCGGCAAACTGCGGATACCGCTGCCCCAGGTCCGGCGCAAGCCCAACGGCAAGTGGCTGGAAGTACTGGGCGCCCGGGAGAATAACCTGAAGGGTCTGAATGTGAAATTCCCTTTGGGCGTGTTTACCGCCGTCACCGGCGTATCCGGTTCAGGCAAAAGCACCCTGGTCAACGAGATCCTGTACAAGGGACTCGCCCACCGTTTGAACGGCAGCAAGGCACGGCCCGGCGATCACGACCAGATCCGGGGCATGGAGCACATCGATAAAATCATCGATATTGACCAGTCCCCTATCGGCCGCACTCCCCGCTCCAATCCGGCCACTTATACCGGCCTGTTTGACCTGATCAGGGAAGTGTTCAGCCAGACGCCGGAAGCCAAGATGCGCGGTTACAAGCCGGGCCGGTTTAGCTTCAACGTCAAGGGCGGGCGCTGCGAAGCCTGCCGCGGCGACGGCATCATCAAGATCGAAATGCATTTCCTGCCGGACGTATACGTGCCTTGCGAGGTCTGCAAAGGGGCCCGCTATAACCGGGAAACACTGGAAGTGAAATACAAAGGCAAAAGCGTTGCCCAGGTGCTGGATATGGTGGTGGACGAGGCGGTAGAATTCTTCGCCAACTTCTCCAAACTCAGCCGCAAACTGCAGGTTTTGCAGGATGTGGGCCTGGGCTACATGAAACTGGGCCAGCCGGCCACCACTCTGTCAGGGGGCGAGGCCCAGCGGGTCAAGCTGGCTACCGAACTGGCCCGGCGGGCCACCGGCAAAACCCTCTACATCCTGGATGAGCCCACCACCGGCCTGCACATGGCCGATGTCCACCGCCTGCTGGAAGTCTTGCAGCGGCTGGTAGACGCCGGCGATACCGTGCTGGTCATCGAGCATAACCTGGATGTCATAAAAACCGCTGACTATGTGATCGACCTAGGGCCGGAAGGGGGCAACCGGGGCGGCACGGTGATCGCCAAAGGCACACCGGAAGCAATCGCAGCCTGCGAGGACTCCTATACCGGGCAGTTTTTGCGGCCTCTGCTGCCGCAAGCCACCGGCAAGACCAAAAACCGCAAAACCAAATCAGCCTCGACTGAAACCAAGGCCGCCGGAGGGGTGCCTTCATGATCGAAACCGCGGTCCCTGTGGCGGAAAAGCTGGTTCACCTGCCTGACAAGCCAGGCGTATACCTGATGAAAAACAGCCAGGGGAAAATCATCTATGTAGGCAAGGCCGTCAACCTAAAAAACCGGGTCCGCTCCTACTTTCAATCCAGCCGCAATCATTCCCCGAAAGTTTTGTCCATGGTCAGCCGCATCGCTGACCTGGAATATATCATTACCGCCTCCGAGCTGGAAGCCCTGATCCTGGAATGCAACCTGATCAAGCAGCACCGGCCCAAGTACAATATCAGCCTGCGGGATGATAAAACCTACCCCTATATCAAAGTCACCCTGGGGGAGGACTATCCCCGCCTGTACATCACCCGCAAAGTGGCTAAGGACGGCTCCCGCTATTTTGGCCCCTATACCAATGTGGGCGCTGTCCATGAAACCCTGGGGCTGATCAAAAAACTGTTTCCCCTGCGCAGCTGTAAGAAACTGGATGCCAACCGGCCTTGTCTGCAGTTTCATATCAGGCGCTGCCTGGCCCCCTGTACTGGCAAGGTGGACAGCAAAACCTACCGGGAAATGATTCAGTCAGTGTGTCTCTTGCTGGAGGGACGCAGCGACACTGTGGTCAAAGAGCTGCGGCGTCAGATGCAGACTGCCTCCGGGAACCTTGAATTTGAGCGGGCGGCTAAGCTGCGGGATCAACTTATGGCCATTGAACAGGTAACCGAGAAACAAAATGTGATCACCGGCGCCGGCGATCAGGATGCCATCGGCCTGGCCCGCTCAGCCTTCGGCAGCTGCGTCCAGGTTTTTTCCATTCGCAGCGGCAAGCTCATCGGGCGGGAATACTTTTTCCTGGCTAATAGCGAGCACGAAGAGGACGATGCTCTGCTGACGGCCTTTATCCAGCAATATTACAACCAGGCAGGCTTCATCCCCCGGGAAGTGCTGCTGCCCCTGGAACTGGCGGAACAGGAACTCCTGGCGGAGTGGCTGACCGGGCTCAAAGGCGGCCGGGTTGCCCTGGAGATTCCCAAACGGGGCACCAAGAAGGACATCGTGAACATGGCGGCCGGCAATGCCGCTATTGTGCTGGAGGAGCAGGCCGCCAGACTGGCCAGTGAAGTCGCCCATACTCAGGGGGCTGTGACCGAACTGGCTGAGTATCTGTCCATACCGGCGCCGGAGCGGATTGAGTGCTACGATATCTCCCACATCCAGGGGGCTGAAACTGTGGCTTCCATGGTGGTATTTGAGGGGGGTCTGCCCAGCAAGAACGAATACCGGCGCTACAAACTGCGAACCGTGGAAGGAAAGCCGGATGATTTCCGTTCCATGCGGGAGGTTCTGAGCCGCCGTTTCCGGGACACGGAGGGTGTCCTGCCAGGGCTGGTCATTATCGACGGCGGCAAGGGCCAGTTGTCTTCGGCGCTGGAAATCATCCGGGGCCAAGGGTTGACCATGCCGGTAGTGGGGCTGGCCAAGGAATTTGAGTATATTTTCCGGGAGGGCATCAGCGATCCTCTGATTCTGCCGCGTCACTCCCAGGCGTTGTATTTGGTGCAGCGGATCCGTGACGAGGCCCACCGTTTCGCCATCACCTATCACCGTAAGCTGCGGTCCAAACGGAACATGGTCTCGGTGCTGGACCATGTGGAAGGCATCGGTCCCAAGCGACGCAAAGCCCTATGGGATCATTTCGGCAGCCTGGCTAAGATCAAAGCCGCCACAGTGGAAGATTTGGCCTCCGCCCCCGGCATGACCCAGCCGGCGGCGGAGGCGGTGCATGCCTTTTTTCGGCGGAAACCCGGGGAATAAGAACTATTGACTTTTTTATGCATAGATCGGCAAAATATTGCAATACTAACTATGTAAAGGGTCTGTAATGGTTGAGCCAAGAGTGGTATCGGGTCGTGAGGCTCGGTATCATTCGGCCAAAGATTGGCGTTGGGTCTGAAAGGGTTCGGCGTCAGTCGGCGGGCAGATCGTTATTTGTCTTGTAAGGCTGTACGGCAGCCCAACTGTTGTCGTGTGGTCAAAAGGGATGAGTGGCGGTCGAGCTAAGACTGTCAGGGGCGCCGGAAGTTTCCGGAAGCTTATGATTACGGGTCTGTTGCAGTCGGGAGATTGCAGCAGGTTCGTTAGGGGTCTTGGGCAGTCGAGCAAAGGTTCATGTCGGTTGTGTAATGCTTGTGCGTAGGCGAAAGTTTGCGTATAGGTATGTAATGATCGGCATGGGCTGTAGCGTAGATCATTGCGGGCTCTTTACGTAAGGGCTCTGAACAGCAGAGCACTTGACAGGCGGTCTTTTCCACGATACGGGAGAGGCCGTTTGTTTATTTTGCCGGCAGAGTTCACGGATTTTGCCAGAAGAACCAGCGCATAGCCGGCTATTAAATTACCATACTAAATAGTGTAAGGGGTTCGTAATGGTTGAGCCAAGAGTGATATCGGGTTGAAAGGCTCGGTGTCATTCGGCCAAAGATTGGCGTCGGGTCTGAAAGGGTTCGGCGTGAGTCGGCGGGCAGATCGTTATCTGTCTTGTAAGGCTGTACGGCAGCCCAACTGTTGTCGTGTGGTCGAAAGGGATGGCTGGCGGTCGAGCTAAGACTGTCGTGGGTTCCGGAGAGGTTTATTCCGGAAAACCGTTTAGGAAGGGTCTGTTGCAGTCGGGAGATTGCAGCAGGTTCGGCAGGTATCCGCGGCAGTCGAGCAAAGGTTTGTGCCGGTTGTGTAATGCTTGTGGGTAGTCGAAAGATTGCGTATAGGTATGTAATGATCGGTATAGGCTGTAGCGTAGATCATTGCGGGCTCTTTACCGTTACATAAAAAGATGCTTGCATCTTGGGGTTAAGAGGAAAGTAAGTCACTTTTCGGATAACCAGAGGGAGCTTTGAAATAGTAGGAATCCGAAAAGTGATACTTTCTGAGTCTGCATGCATAGGCCACGGTAAATGCCAGGAGGCAGGTACTGCGGTTTATTTTTTTGCCGCTAAAAATGCCGAAACTTTTTCTATAGTCAGGAATTTTCCCCTTGCGGTATAATATCATACAGGCGGACAAGCTCCGCTGGCTGCCGGCGGCAGTTCCGGACCGGCCGCTTAAAAGACGATGAGGTGACTTGACCGTGAACCTGCCAATCGAATCCACACTGCCGTCTATAAAAACAGCGCTGGCGTCCGCCTCCAATCTTGTATTGACTGCACCGCCCGGAGCCGGCAAGACTACCCGTGTTCCTTTGGCTCTCTTGGAGACACCCTGGCTGGCGGGACGCCGTATCCTGATGCTGGAGCCCCGGCGTCTGGCGGCCCGGGCAGCGGCCCGGTACATGGCGGCTTGCCTGGGGGAGCCGGTAGGCGAGACTGTGGGCTACCGGGTCAGATTAGAGACCCGGGTGAGTTCCCGTACCCGGATTGAAGTGGTGACCGAGGGGGTTTTGACCCGGCTGCTGCAGGCTGATCCGGCTCTGACCGATACAGGCATCGTTATTTTTGATGAGTTTCATGAGCGCAGCCTGCAGGCCGATCTGGGACTGGCCCTTTGTCTGCAGGCTCAGGAAGTATTAAGGCCGGATCTCAGACTGTTGGTGATGTCGGCTACCCTGGACGCCCAACCGGTGGCGGCTCTCATGGGCGGCGCAGCCGTTCTGGCGAGCCAGGGCCGGAGTTTTCCGACAGAGACGATTTATTGCAAAGATAAGATAGAAGGACGCATTGAACCGGCAGTGGCCCATACAGTGATTGAGGCGCTGAGCCGGCACAGCGGCGATGTGCTGGTGTTTTTGCCCGGAGAGGCGGAAATCAGACGAGTGCAGGCCCGGCTTCGGGAGATAGGGCTTGGCCCTGATGTCCGGCTTGCGCCCCTGTACGGCAATCTCCCATCGGCGGCTCAGGACCTGGCCTTACTGCCCTGTCCGGCCGGTGAGAGAAAGGTTGTGCTGGCCACGGCCATTGCCGAGACCAGCTTGACGGTAGAAGGAGTGCAGGTGGTGGTCGACAGCGGACTGATGCGGGTGCCCCGGTTTTCACCCCGGACCGGCATGACCCGGCTGGAGACCATAGGAGTTTCCCGGGCTGCGGCGGACCAACGGCGGGGCCGGGCCGGCCGATTGGGACCGGGGGTGTGCTACCGGCTGTGGACGAAGGAGGCGGATGCCCGCCTGGAGTCCAGCGCCAAGCCGGAAATACTGGAGGCCGATCTGGCGCCTCTGGCTTTGGAATTGGCGGCCTGGGGCGCAGCGGAGCCTGAAATTCTGCGCTGGCTGGATACACCGCCGGCCGGAGCCTTCAGCCAGGCCCGGCAGTTATTGAGGCGGCTGGGAGTTTTAGATGCCCAGGGAGCCATCACTTCCCACGGACAGAGCATAGCCGAACACGGCCTGCATCCCCGGCTGGCGCATATGATTCTGACTGCCATCCCTCACGGGCTGGGGAGTCTGGCCTGTGAATTGGCGGCTCTCCTGAATGGCCGGGATGTATTCGGCAGGACCGGCCAGCCGGATGCCGACCTGCGGCTGCGGCTGGAAGCAGTCCGCCGTTTTAAGGGAAAGGAAGGGGCAGGAAGGGATTCCGGCGAGATGGAGGCCGGCCAGCGGCGGGTGCTGGCTGAAATCCGCTATTGGCGCAGAAAATTTGCCATTCCGGCGGCGGAACAGGCGGATATCAGCGCCTGCGGGGCGGTATTGGCCATGGCTTATCCTGATCGGATTGGCCAGAAGCGGGAGAATGACCGTTTTCTCTTAAGCAATGGACGAGGCGCTTATTTTGCCTCGATTCAGCCTCTTTCCCAGGCGGCCTGGCTAGTAGCAGCCGAACTGGACGATCAGGGGCCGGAAAGCCGGATCTTGCTGGCGGCGCCCGTGGAGTTGGTGGATTTGCACCGTTATTTCGCCGGGGTCATCCGGGAGGTCACGTCGATTGTTTGGGACCGGACAGTTCAGGCGGTGCGGGCGCGCCAGGAAGTGAGACTGGGAGCTTTGGTCCTGAAGGATATCCTGCCGGACCGTCCGGAACCGGCGGCGGTTCAGACAGCCTTGCTGCAGGGAATCTCCCAGGAAGGGCTGGCGATTTTGCCCTGGACCAAGACAGCTTGCCAGTACCGGCAGCGGCTGCAGTTCATGCATTACCAGGACCCTTCCTGGCCAGACGTTTCCGACGCCGCCCTGGAGTCGGCGCTGGCCGACTGGCTGGGCCCTTATGTATACGGCATGAGCAAAGCCTCTGACCTGCAGCGCCTGAATCTGACGGCTATTTTGGAAAATCTTCTGACCTGGGAACAACGCCGTGAGCTGGAGGAGGCTGCTCCGGCCCGGATGGAAGTCCCCAGCGGCCAGAAGATTGCGGTGGATTACTCCGATCCGGCCTGCCCGGTGATGGCTGTAAAGCTGCAGGAACTGTTCGGCTTGGCCGAAACGCCCCATCTGGGCGGGGGCAAAGTCCCTCTGACCCTGCACCTGTTATCGCCGGCCCAGCGGCCGGTCCAGGTGACCCGAGACTTGGCTAGCTTTTGGCGGGAGACGTATTTTGCCGTCAAAAAAGATCTGATGGGGCGCTACCCAAAACACTATTGGCCGGAAGATCCGTGGAAGGCGGTACCAACCCACCGGACTCGCCCTCGGGGGGATCGTTGAGAAGGGCCCATCTGCGTCGTTTGCTCCTGCGGGCGCGCGCTTGCCGTACCCTTGCGAACGTACTGTCTGCGCGCGCGTCCTCGTCACACTATCAGAATTGTGACTTTTCGGAAGAGAGGTAGTAGCAGATGTCTTCTCATAAGCCGAAAAGTCACCTAAATTCTTCAGTATGGCAACGCAGGCGTTGCTTTTACCTAGCATCTGAACCCTTTTGAACGATCCCTGTTTCGAGGCTGAAGATGACTTTGGGGCAGTATTCTTTACAGAACTATACCTTTTAAGCTACAATAAAGGGGCATTTGTAAAAATATCACGCAGGAGCGGGAGCAACGATGAGCGTATTAACTGTAGAAAATGTCACTCACGGCTTTGGCGGCCGTCAGATTTTAGAGAATGCCTCTTTCCGGTTGTTAAAGGGAGAGCATGTGGGACTGGTGGGAGCTAACGGGGAAGGAAAATCCACCTTTCTTAACATTGTCACCGGACAGCTTATGCCGGACGCAGGCAAGGTGGAATGGTCAAACCGGGTTACGGTGGGCTATCTGGACCAGCATGCCGTCCTGGCCAAGGGCAAAACCATCCGGGATGTTCTGCGGGAAGCTTTTCAGCAGATGTATGACCTGGAGGCCGAAATGCTGTCTATTTATGACAAAATGGGAGACGTCTCACCGGAGGAACTGGACCGACAAATGCAGGACGTGGGCGAGATCCAGGAAATGCTGGAGCATGGCGGCTTTTATATGATTGATGCCAAGATTGAAGAAATAGCCAACGGCCTGGGCCTGGGGGAAGTCGGCCTGGACCGGGATGTAACCGACCTGAGCGGCGGCCAGAGGACCAAAGTGTTGCTGACCAAGCTGCTGCTGCAGAATCCCACGATATTAATCCTGGACGAGCCTACCAACTATCTGGATGTGGAGCATATCGAATGGCTCACACGATATCTTAGGGACTATGAAAACAGCTTCATTCTGGTTTCTCATGATATTCCTTTCCTCAATGCGGTGGTCAATGTTATCTACCATGTGGAAAACACCGTACTGACCCGTTATACCGGCGACTACGAACAGTTCCAGCAAATGTACGCCGTGAAAAAGAGTCAGGAGCAGCGGGCCTATGAGCGCCAACAGCAGGAAGTCGAGAAAATGGAAGACTTTATTGCCCGCAACAAGGCCCGGGTGGCCACCCGGGGCATGGCCAACAGCCGGCAGAAACGGCTGGATAAGATGGAGATGCTGGAAAAACCGCGGGAAAAGCCCAAACCGGTATTCCAGTTCCGGGAAGCCAGGACACCGGGCCGGTTTGTGGTGGAAGCCAAGGATCTGGTGCTGGGCTATGACGAACCTCTTACCAAGCCGGTGAATATTGCCCTGGAACGGGGCCGCAAGGTGGCCATACGGGGCACTAACGGCCTGGGAAAGTCCACTCTGCTAAAGACTATTTTAGGGATCATTCCGCCGGTTTCCGGTCAGGTGACTCTGGGCGATTACCTGCAGCCAGGCTATTTTGAGCAGGAGTCCAGCCGTCATAACAGCAGCACAGCCCTGGATGAGGTCTGGAACGAATACCC
The Acetonema longum DSM 6540 DNA segment above includes these coding regions:
- a CDS encoding sigma-54 interaction domain-containing protein gives rise to the protein MKQLTGISGKKPPFPMNKEALSQIFDKFPDPIFVTDRQGNVLLSNSTAAMTIGMSLDQFLKSNINDMIQKSYYNKSYAMEAVEKKCVVSGLLTTKLNFTMMSVSTPVLDENGDVSLVLTTGRPKDLLKTCSSQEEKEIINRRKREIDYLRNYVLESTTVVAESPAMRQLLLLAHRVAQADSTVLLYGESGVGKEVLAKYIHRHSKRAQDAFIAVNCASFPESLVESELFGYEKGAFTGADINGKVGLFEAAHQGTLFLDEIAELPLAPQSKLLRVLETNGIRRVGSNADRKIDFRLIAATNRDLLQMTEQGLFRKDLYYRLHVIPIRIPPLKERPEDIEALAMKFLADFNKQYDSNIKLNPDTLDAFKKHNWPGNVRELRNLIERTVICSLPDYPAELLALAAPIASRRPGQNDCLNLMGWSGTLKEVVGKFEEQYINQVLEECNGRIGETAKRLGIYRTVLYRKRKAFEQRNSE
- the uvrA gene encoding excinuclease ABC subunit UvrA — encoded protein: MKDKIIVKGARQHNLKNIDIEIPRDQLVVITGLSGSGKSSLAFDTIYAEGQRRYVESLSAYARQFLGQMDKPDVDYIEGLSPAISIDQKTTSRNPRSTVGTVTEIYDYLRLLFARAGRPHCPQCGKPISQQTVEQIVDQLITLGEGARLTILAPLVRGKKGEHVKLLEEARKDGYVRVRVDGVIRELSEEIQLEKNKKHTIEVVVDRIVIREGINRRLADSLETALNLSKGIVSVVTGGGKEGEESKELMFSQNFACVDCGISLPEITPRMFSFNNPYGACPDCTGLGNNLELDLALVIPDGNKALIDGAIEPLGKNLNSWFMCQLDAFVAQHGHSLNDAWNGLPEDMRHLILWGDETRKYTFTYENMYGEEKTYHSTFEGVIPLLNRRHRESSSDWSRDEIEEYMSSKPCPTCRGARLKPEVLSVLVGGKNIYQVTCLTVSECQAFFTSLELTQREQTIAYQILKEIRARLGFLINVGLDYLTLDRAAGTLSGGEAQRIRLATQIGSGLVGVLYILDEPSIGLHQRDNNRLLDTLKKLRDVGNTLLVVEHDEDTMRMADHIIDIGPVAGAGGGRLIAQGTLEDIMATPESITGQYLSGKLRIPLPQVRRKPNGKWLEVLGARENNLKGLNVKFPLGVFTAVTGVSGSGKSTLVNEILYKGLAHRLNGSKARPGDHDQIRGMEHIDKIIDIDQSPIGRTPRSNPATYTGLFDLIREVFSQTPEAKMRGYKPGRFSFNVKGGRCEACRGDGIIKIEMHFLPDVYVPCEVCKGARYNRETLEVKYKGKSVAQVLDMVVDEAVEFFANFSKLSRKLQVLQDVGLGYMKLGQPATTLSGGEAQRVKLATELARRATGKTLYILDEPTTGLHMADVHRLLEVLQRLVDAGDTVLVIEHNLDVIKTADYVIDLGPEGGNRGGTVIAKGTPEAIAACEDSYTGQFLRPLLPQATGKTKNRKTKSASTETKAAGGVPS
- the uvrC gene encoding excinuclease ABC subunit UvrC; amino-acid sequence: MIETAVPVAEKLVHLPDKPGVYLMKNSQGKIIYVGKAVNLKNRVRSYFQSSRNHSPKVLSMVSRIADLEYIITASELEALILECNLIKQHRPKYNISLRDDKTYPYIKVTLGEDYPRLYITRKVAKDGSRYFGPYTNVGAVHETLGLIKKLFPLRSCKKLDANRPCLQFHIRRCLAPCTGKVDSKTYREMIQSVCLLLEGRSDTVVKELRRQMQTASGNLEFERAAKLRDQLMAIEQVTEKQNVITGAGDQDAIGLARSAFGSCVQVFSIRSGKLIGREYFFLANSEHEEDDALLTAFIQQYYNQAGFIPREVLLPLELAEQELLAEWLTGLKGGRVALEIPKRGTKKDIVNMAAGNAAIVLEEQAARLASEVAHTQGAVTELAEYLSIPAPERIECYDISHIQGAETVASMVVFEGGLPSKNEYRRYKLRTVEGKPDDFRSMREVLSRRFRDTEGVLPGLVIIDGGKGQLSSALEIIRGQGLTMPVVGLAKEFEYIFREGISDPLILPRHSQALYLVQRIRDEAHRFAITYHRKLRSKRNMVSVLDHVEGIGPKRRKALWDHFGSLAKIKAATVEDLASAPGMTQPAAEAVHAFFRRKPGE
- a CDS encoding uroporphyrinogen decarboxylase family protein, whose amino-acid sequence is MGEVTKDTMTAEARLVAAVNLQPVDRVVCAPIIEQYAGQFAGITNKEYMWDWEKAMAATEKVWQAFPVWDSNAYMLHGRYAPVGQKCGPGRLKMPGRELGDNAQYQIVEFEAMLREDYALVKEKGFMEYRLTFLERVHQVSREEIAAAQKEMARLRQDEIDHTLRRGQSLTWGAIMGVIPFDGFSMMRSMDKFYKDMFQIGDQLEELLWIVNDAVIAGCEAAARLTGSNRVFVGAVRGAGQFISARHFDRFVGPYMKVMVEKLGEKNIVPILHCDADWTKNLEFFLQLPKAKFVLELDGATDIFKAYEILKGHCAIKGDVPAALFTVASPGELDDYAKKLISTFKNGEGLIYSSGCNLPMNARHENVKAFFDAVDKYGRYN